One genomic window of Actinoalloteichus hoggarensis includes the following:
- a CDS encoding hemolysin family protein, with protein sequence MSDGTAVLVAVLLLVLNFFFVGAEFALLSSRRDRLESLAEQGHKRAKTVMKAGKEISLMLAGAQLGITMCTVGLGALGEPAVAHQLERVLDPLGVPEVLLHPIAFVIALSLINLLHIMLGEMVPKNLAIAAPEKMAMWLVPAHVGFVRITRPLIGTFNIAANGILRLMKVEPKDELASAYTAQEMTSLFAESRREGLLEDSEHRRLTKTLSSAERTVGDVLVPVAELTTIPEHPSVGDVEQAVTSTGFSRFPVQARDGRLVGYLHVKDVLEQADADRAAPVTSGRVRSLPELPANLRLGEALTALRRTHSHLAAAVSPEGEVLGVVALEDLVEEYVGTVRDGTHVRAVPRPAN encoded by the coding sequence ATGAGTGACGGAACAGCCGTGCTCGTCGCGGTGCTGCTGCTGGTGTTGAACTTCTTCTTCGTGGGTGCCGAGTTCGCCCTGCTGTCCTCCCGCCGCGACCGGCTGGAGAGCCTGGCCGAACAGGGACACAAGCGGGCGAAGACGGTGATGAAGGCGGGCAAGGAGATCTCGCTGATGCTGGCGGGGGCTCAGCTGGGCATCACCATGTGCACCGTGGGTCTGGGTGCGCTCGGCGAGCCTGCCGTGGCTCATCAGCTGGAACGGGTGCTCGACCCCCTCGGCGTGCCCGAGGTGCTGCTGCATCCGATCGCCTTCGTGATCGCGTTGTCATTGATCAACCTTCTGCACATCATGCTGGGTGAGATGGTGCCGAAGAACCTCGCGATCGCGGCTCCCGAGAAGATGGCGATGTGGCTGGTCCCCGCGCACGTGGGCTTCGTGCGGATCACCCGGCCCTTGATCGGGACGTTCAACATCGCGGCGAACGGAATCCTGCGCTTGATGAAGGTCGAGCCGAAGGATGAACTCGCCTCCGCCTACACCGCGCAGGAGATGACGAGCCTGTTCGCGGAGTCCCGGCGGGAGGGCCTCCTGGAGGACTCCGAGCACCGGAGGCTGACCAAGACGCTGTCCTCGGCCGAGCGGACCGTGGGCGACGTCCTGGTCCCGGTGGCGGAACTGACCACCATTCCGGAGCACCCGAGCGTCGGCGACGTGGAGCAGGCGGTCACCAGCACCGGGTTCTCTCGGTTCCCGGTGCAGGCCCGCGATGGTCGACTGGTCGGATACCTGCACGTCAAGGACGTGCTGGAGCAGGCCGACGCCGATCGTGCAGCGCCGGTGACCTCGGGCCGCGTCCGCAGCCTTCCCGAGCTGCCCGCGAACCTGCGGTTGGGCGAGGCGTTGACGGCGCTGCGGCGGACGCACAGCCATCTGGCGGCGGCGGTGAGCCCCGAGGGCGAGGTGCTGGGCGTCGTGGCGTTGGAGGACCTGGTGGAGGAGTACGTCGGCACCGTGCGCGACGGCACTCACGTCCGGGCGGTTCCGCGCCCGGCGAACTGA